The Harmonia axyridis chromosome 3, icHarAxyr1.1, whole genome shotgun sequence nucleotide sequence GGTCGGCGCTATCATCTTCAATGAAAACAGGAAGTAGTTTCTCAATCAAGTCTTATTGTTCATCCCATAATCACAACACAAGAAACATGGCATCACATCACGTGATCAGAAGACGTGTATTTTGCCCAAATGGCTTCGAGACACTGAACGACGTCGCCTAAGTCGTCTCGACGCATTGGCCAACCACCATAGTACAGATTTAGATCGGAGTGAGCTACTGCTCAacatcaattatttcaatggacTAATTTGACGAGCATATTGCGACAAAAGTTTATTTTACTTGTGTTTTGACAAAACTACTGGAATATTCTTGTATTATAGCATAATGCCGGATGAATAACACCACTcatatttatataaaatataaaagcttattttgaaaaatgattttttactatttattattatcaaccTGAGCTCTCAGTTACTTTATTTcggtattatttattattgaggAGGCTGAATGTAACTTAGCTCTATGACATTTCGAAATTAGAATAATAGGAATTGATAAGAGGTTAAtacaatttatcaaaaataaaaaacctacataacattgaatatgaaGATGCATATTTAAAATGATCTATCTATGCCGTTATTGAAAATAAGGATTATAAGGATTTTACATTAAAAGAAGTACCCACTTGGCGCCAGGAGCTTCTAATCGCTAGTTCATTCATAAGCCTATAGaccaaataaatgtatataggtatattcaAATTCCTATAATATCGGTGAAGCGATcatcataatatttttcatagcttgaaattttcaatatacatCTACACGCAAAATTCGAATGAGATATGTCACAgaaatatcagttttttttgATATCCTGCTTGGACATTCTGATGAGGCAATAAACAACAAATTTTGCACGcatattgaaattgttttccaataagaggtcttattttcatgaaaaaaaagggTATATTTCAAGAGCAATGAAAAGATGTTTAGTTCATTGTAAGGAGGAAGATAAGTCATTTATGATGGAAaaagatatcagccaaatggccgccacggatacggttgcagcaccatacctatacctttcatgaaattttctatgaacAATTCGTACATCTGTGGCtctatgtcctcgataacttcacgaattccatctttacggttttgaatcgattgtgaagcattAGCATACACCTTACAGAATTCTTGAAAatgtgaaggtgttaaatcacaagatatagGTGTCAATTGAGattacctcttcgagaaataccGGGAAACCTTTCGTGCAAAATTGCCTTTGTTTCGTTACATGTATGGCACGTaacaccgtcttgttgaaaataaatgccGTCCACATTAAATGACGAAATTATATAGCGCTCCATTCGGGGACGAGCGCCcagtatataaatatatgattTAGTTTCGCTTCTCCAGCTGAGAGGATTATGAGATCAATTTTTGAGCCAAAATTCATATCAAAAGTTATCACAGAAGTGATCCGAACGGTAGATGGAAAAATATTCGCTTCTACAAATTGCAAAAGTTTGAAGATATCAATGTTGAATTTTTCCTTAACGATTGCAAAGTTCTAAAATTTGGAATGATGAAACAACATTAATCCctaatcaatatatttttccttTATATGTGCATTATTAGCATTTCTGAATATACCGTCATATAGTCGGAATTGATAAATGTTTGTGAGCAGTTTCTGTATTACATAATGGCAGGATGCTGTGAATTACAAATGGAGAGTTATTCATAGAATCATCGCGAATTTCAATGAACGTATAAACGATGATGTTGGCATTAGTAGGCATTGAGATATTAGACGATTCAATCACGCATGCTATACGATACGTGTTAAACAAGACAACGTAGATTTTGTTGTTAATTACCACAAACCTGTGTTCAGTAAGAAACCCTTAGCAATGTTAAGCGCAGCGTCGATTTCATGCAGCAAACTACTATTGCTTTTGTGTCTGTTGCGCTGTAAAACTCTGTTGACCCTTCTTGCTTCTTTGCAATATTTGTTCCGACATTTGCAAAGCCTTCCTTGTAAGACGAATTAGGAAACAATTAGAAAtgtcataattttattttttattgattggcCAGCTGGGATAAATTTGAAAAACGCCTACGTCCAGGAGTGGACAAGACGTGGCTGATAAAGAAGATTAATTGGCCAATTAATAAGAAATAAGACCTAATTTTATATCCCAATAAAAAGGAACCACCCCTGATATTTTccataatataataaaatttactCAGATACCATCATTAATGTTCCTAGGGGGAcagatttttcttgaaaacaatCCTCTACGAGGATATGCTACAACCCAAAGAATTCAAATGGGGAACAGGTGTCGAGTAACACCTCATATTTGAAAGTCCTTGAATTTTCTTCTCAGAAATGTCCAAACCAAATTTCTCAGATCAGTACCTTGGAAAATAAGCAAATTTGCagacataataataaaaaaaaatgataatttgatgtaatttttGGACGCCTCTTTTGTTCAACACATTTATTGTTGTATATCTGAGGTTCTTAtgcataatttcaaatttttgtaaaaatatgCATCATGGGCTCAACAAAAGTCTAAGAGAATgacattcaatttgaatgatTTCCTAATATTTCTGTACACAATAAAATGGTTAGaggagaaaattattattattgccaaaatatttgaaattcgaGTAAAACATTTCTGGAAGAGAAATTGACAGACATTTAAAATAAAGTGTCACTCGATTATTATTCTCAATTCAAATTATTGGGACTTCAGTGCCCTCTTGTAGAAGATTGTTTTCAAAAGTACCGCAAATCATTAGATACAAAAAAAATCGGAGTGGACCTTTTTCATTGGGGCACCATGTATAACTCTATCAACAAAGTTAATGTTGATATCTTTTCAACTGGACAGCATATGAAAAATAACTGAGAGCAAGCACTGACAGCCAATAATTTTTGcgattaataaataataaaaatacatacatattaGGGATTTGACATATTATGACAATTTCTGATtcatatttcttgaagtatcCTATCGATCTCTTACGGATTTGATAGGATGATCACCTTTTATTATACTCTCTTAGGACTCAAGAGCATTCGTGACTATATCAGACGATGTAATAGTTCCTAATATTAGTTATTAAGCAAACAATGAAATTTATATCTAACCAAAACAAAGTACAGGACTAGTATTGAAACAATACAGGAGGGAATTAGGGCATTTAAATTATTAGTTTATTTCAATTAGATAACTTGATCAATTCAACTGAGAAAAATTTTATCAAACTACAGTATCACAATATGAACAAAAGAAGAATTGttatttgattgaaattcaGCCAATTCATAATCAAATATATTTGTTAATTTTTGAACAAATAGCAATTGAGTGGTTACATAGGTTATATCGGAAGAAACAGGACAAATGTTAAATTGCTCACTACGGCTCATGAAACCTATCAGACTCACCATTTGCAGAGTCTGATTTAGCGTCTCTTGCTATATCAGCAGTTATTTCCACAAACTCTTTGAGATGCTTGAGATGCTTAGGCAGATCTGTAGCTTGCTTTACCGAAGTTCCATCTATCAAAAGAACTGGCGATGTATTACTTGATTCTTCTTCATCCATTTCTTCCTGCCTCGATGTTTCTTCTTCAACCTTTTCCAGAGGACCGTGACGTtcttgaacttttttcatgaactcATCTTCTAATCCGGGCATGTGAAGAGCTTCAAATTGAGATTTCTCAGTTTCTGTGGTTTTATTGGTTGGCGTTGACGTTAATTTGATCATTTTATGATGTTTGCGTTCTTCTCTTTCAGCCACTTGTTTCATATATTCTTCGTACATTCTTTGTCGCATAGTTTCACTTGGCGATTGAGGAAATGATTTGGGACGTTGCTTATCATGTTCTGATGAATGATCTTCTTCCAATTCAGCGTCCCTCATTTCCACGTAGAGCTTCCTTTTTTCCTCCAACAGAGACTCTAATTCCTGCtctatttctttttctttttgtaggATCATTTGTAGTTGCCTTTGATAAATTTCATCAGGAAGTGATGTACGACGACGTTTTGTCGCTTTTGTGACATTTTCACCATGTTTTTCTGAAGTTAAAATACTTTCACGTTTCTCAAATTTATCACCCTCACGCGCTATATTTAACCACTCATCTAGATTAGACACCTGCAGACGAGGATTGCTACCAGTTTGCTTGAAATTTCTAGGCAGTGTTCTCGAAGTGTTTATCGAGTAAGATATGTTACTAGACTTGTCCACTGTCTCTTTTTCGAACGAGGAAATTTCTATCCTGCTTTTCGTGGTATAATTAGATGCATCTGATTTTTCAGTCAACTTCGAATGCAAGCTAGACAGAGAACTTGATCCATTCCGAATCCCCTGTGGTTCCTCCAAATGTGTTCTCTGAGTGGGTGAGAGATAAGCCAGTAGATCAGGGTTGTTATAAAAAGGCAGTCCAGCCCATTTTTTCGACGACATAATTTCCCTCAACTTCTCGGTAGTCTCTGAAATTAAATGACTGTTATTGGCATCCTCAGAGTTGCTCAAATTCAAGCTAGCGTCATTCTCAAGCATTGCTCTCCAAAGGTTACCTGTTGTTGATAATTTATCCAGGTCTGAGAGCTCTTGTAGCACCTTCATTCCATGTAAAGATGTCAACAAGAATTTCAAACATATCTGCCGTAAACTAAGGGGTTGTTTCAAAGCTGCAGTCTCCTTAGCAAATTCCAAATCTGTTGAAATAGATGCCACATCCGCTATTGAAGAAGTCATTGCATTAAATCTGACAGTACTCGGCGAAGTCTTTCCAGAACTGCTGCTACTTTCAGATGGCGAGTGGGGAGACACAGATTGCCATATAGACGATGGAATTAATGTTTGATTCACGATAAATGTTGTTTCACAACCTTCAGCCAGTTTGCACAAAACCGATGTTATTTCTTTCGCTGTATCAACTACTATTTCCTTCAAACTTTCTTCGAAATCTAAATCAACACTACTATCTgttgatagtttttttttagggGAATGTTCAGGTGTAGGTGGAGGAGTGAGCTCAGTATATTGAGTTTGAATGGTTCGAATATTGCTTTCTGTTGAGTTACTTGTACtactttttgaataatttaaatttttgacaGAATGTTCTACTTCTTGTTTTGAAACGGAATTATGATCGATATTGACAATTGGCTGAAGATGTGTATCTTCACTTATATCAGTATGAGTATTATTTGTGATTAATTCTGTATGTGATTCATTGTTTTCTGTTGCCAACTCTGTTTCCTTTAAACTACTATTATCTAATTTCGGAAGTCTTTCTATTTGTTCATCGATTTTTTCATTGTCTGAAGTCGTGATATGATCAATCTCAATATTTGATTCTTTGTCTTCATTTATTTCATCTTTCGGTACTTCTTGTTCTGATGGAGTTGACTTACCAGTATCAGATGAGTTCTCGGAAGATGCATTGTCACTAGAGCTTTCTAGAAAAACTGTTTCCGGTTCCGTATTCTCGGATGTACAGGTATGAATATGCTCTATAATAGAGGGAGTATCTACAATTTTCGTACATACTAAAACTGCTTTATTCTCGTGTCTTTTCAACTGCATTCGTTTAAATTTATTCCTTCTAGCAACTCGTGGACTCTGTTTTATGGATAAGTCATGAGTATTTTCCAATTCTGGAGTACCTTGTTTCAAATGACGAGTCAACGAAGATGATTCTCGATCACTTATATCACTTCCTTCCTCTGAAATAATGTCCAAAAACCTTGGGTTTTGCGCCAAAGgtgtgaaatatttcataagaGCATCACGCTTTCTCGATTTTTCTACTTGCATAGAGTCCAGAGTACTTGTTGGTTGATGGCCAGGCGAGTTGACTAGGTTGATACCCTCCAAAAAATTCCTCAAACATAGCTCCTGCTCCGGAGAAAAATCTCCAATTCTTTCTAGAGGTTCCTCGTCTATAGAAATGGCGATAGTGCTTAAAGCTACAGGATTCTGTGGAACTCTTAAGTCTGTTGTTTCTTCCCAATCAGAATCAGCTTCTGACACTATTGCTTCGCATTGATGTTTGTCATCATCGCCAGATTCATCAACCTCTTGTATTTTAACAGAGTCATCGTCATCATCCAAACTCTTACTCTTACATTTCAATTTTGGTTTTGGTTTTGAGTCATTTGTTTTCGGAAAATCAACTTTGTATACTTCCTCCACTTTTTCTTCATCCTCTTCTTTAGTTTCGTTAGAGATATTCGCAGTATCGGTTTCCTGGAGTTGAGTGAGGTTTGCTAGAGCTTtcctttgtttttttctttgatttttaatGCGTTTTTTTCTGGTTTTTGAGCTTGCGTTGTCAGCCATAATGAGAGTAGTTTGAGGAGATGATGATAGGAAGATTGGCGATTTGTAGAGGTGTTCCGTTCCTGTTCAAACATACACTGTTATTTGTAGCTTTCAATCCATTCAAAGCAAATAGCCACTCAGGTCGACACTTTCATCGCACAAGGCATACTATCGAAAACACATTATTCAAGCAAAACATCGGAACCAAAATCTGGATTACTTTATGAGCAAGCATTGCAAAGCAAATAAAACACTACGTCACACAGTTAGATCAATCACTTCACGATTATGACTCCTATAAATCGTAGAAAAAAAACGCGCATCTAAAACGTAATGTACGTTGCATTCACGTCGCAATCGAACTATTCGTTAGGTTAAGTTGGTGGTATTAGCCGCTAAATTTACGTATGAAGTGTGTTCATGTACTTCACGATAACAAACGAGGACTGTGAAGTTAATCAGTTGATCATTAAGTTGGTAATTGAAT carries:
- the LOC123677109 gene encoding uncharacterized protein LOC123677109 isoform X8 — encoded protein: MLKFCSPAKHRDYAVNSNGKAALRGIREGEIIASINGQPTKNLAYSDAHSLIKNSGDPLRLELTLNSGSPRQRKRNRPTVHETHSETLKSTSSSLYARNSTKTTFNDENEYADPDQYLRKQSSIERQNLPRDYIDPPASPDSTVSSDVSSCSTLTEAGTEHLYKSPIFLSSSPQTTLIMADNASSKTRKKRIKNQRKKQRKALANLTQLQETDTANISNETKEEDEEKVEEVYKVDFPKTNDSKPKPKLKCKSKSLDDDDDSVKIQEVDESGDDDKHQCEAIVSEADSDWEETTDLRVPQNPVALSTIAISIDEEPLERIGDFSPEQELCLRNFLEGINLVNSPGHQPTSTLDSMQVEKSRKRDALMKYFTPLAQNPRFLDIISEEGSDISDRESSSLTRHLKQGTPELENTHDLSIKQSPRVARRNKFKRMQLKRHENKAVLVCTKIVDTPSIIEHIHTCTSENTEPETVFLESSSDNASSENSSDTGKSTPSEQEVPKDEINEDKESNIEIDHITTSDNEKIDEQIERLPKLDNSSLKETELATENNESHTELITNNTHTDISEDTHLQPIVNIDHNSVSKQEVEHSVKNLNYSKSSTSNSTESNIRTIQTQYTELTPPPTPEHSPKKKLSTDSSVDLDFEESLKEIVVDTAKEITSVLCKLAEGCETTFIVNQTLIPSSIWQSVSPHSPSESSSSSGKTSPSTVRFNAMTSSIADVASISTDLEFAKETAALKQPLSLRQICLKFLLTSLHGMKVLQELSDLDKLSTTGNLWRAMLENDASLNLSNSEDANNSHLISETTEKLREIMSSKKWAGLPFYNNPDLLAYLSPTQRTHLEEPQGIRNGSSSLSSLHSKLTEKSDASNYTTKSRIEISSFEKETVDKSSNISYSINTSRTLPRNFKQTGSNPRLQVSNLDEWLNIAREGDKFEKRESILTSEKHGENVTKATKRRRTSLPDEIYQRQLQMILQKEKEIEQELESLLEEKRKLYVEMRDAELEEDHSSEHDKQRPKSFPQSPSETMRQRMYEEYMKQVAEREERKHHKMIKLTSTPTNKTTETEKSQFEALHMPGLEDEFMKKVQERHGPLEKVEEETSRQEEMDEEESSNTSPVLLIDGTSVKQATDLPKHLKHLKEFVEITADIARDAKSDSANGRLCKCRNKYCKEARRVNRVLQRNRHKSNSSLLHEIDAALNIAKGFLLNTGVWSPGQRQETQTDFDKQNLKQKNEESIPSFWQPKSATSSPVAERKEYRPVSFESPKLGRKNKSEEFQVPNEKSTSRPPWQDSAFRSEVHQASTLERRIPNSRSAPTSAFNELTIGRLPRAQNPTVTLLQKAREGQLPKGANYLEANRDHYRIPHDLSGQGDFNNPRRNDHYSESDSEIFRSTDSNRRKIEGVGPVSSDGMPLSLRSEVSDTNQSKWYKKMYDTIHKQKPYKDEFVTVRYKPRRAQYPYISGYLSEPEPGTYDSDQMDYKYATLDRRRMPANEKQNFATSTMPRNAHWKTSASDYSLGSKMNPGRIENYIPGRSSISEQESKKWWDEVMDIFDGWMDDVEGFESLRTMPIIDTKLEEERKPITKGYMSQALKESGYESDSTLVFRKKDDGSQISPTDQREAYKIIQKGGDIPLHGLRKPAPERPKEPEPPVPPPKSHLGQSREMQEGSPRKYVENQVTIHYKTPVRQEIKDYYSEDELAHRQQEAMKKMYQEERRRKYLQVSNSFSKSFDELQDMHNRRHTDNFIPSQKSPIPLNRYDDFDDLMAPQHKIRPRSPEPRLVARALYNFVGMTPRELTFRKGDNIYVRRQIDKNWYEGELNAMVGLFPVNYVEIVPYENVKSTNRKPHEGQARAKYNFLAKTHLELSLAKGEMVIITRRVDNNWYEGKIGGRKGIFPASYVDVLIDPQEPSKENPKPVAAPAAHSLLLNGSSVRESMGSHTYTPNIPNPDQSSGSSYYAKPIQVNYCNTYGGRNTAEPKNPVNQALHIDTRTAEPIPFKALYKYLPQNDDELELMEGDTVYVLEKCDDGWFVGSNERTGAFGTFPGNYVDKV